One Rosa chinensis cultivar Old Blush chromosome 5, RchiOBHm-V2, whole genome shotgun sequence genomic region harbors:
- the LOC112203770 gene encoding desmethyl-deoxy-podophyllotoxin synthase — translation MSELTNHPRIMQRPQDEVREVYDKTQQVNETGIKEMKYLKMVIQETLRLHPVVPLLLPRECGERCENDGYEIPVKTKVIVNSWAIGGDPSYWTEPETFYPERFLDSSTNYRGTNFEYIPFGFGSRIFPGILYGLANVEIPLALLLYHFDWKLPNGMKNEDLDMTEDFGIAVRRKEDLHLIPTPYHPSAWCAKFESRIKLRV, via the coding sequence ATGTCAGAACTGACAAATCATCCGAGAATCATGCAGAGGCCACAGGATGAGGTGAGGGAAGTGTATGACAAAACACAACAGGTGAACGAAACGGGCATCAAAGAGATGAAATATTTAAAGATGGTTATTCAAGAGACACTGAGGTTACACCCTGTTGTTCCCTTGTTACTTCCACGAGAATGTGGAGAGAGGTGTGAGAATGATGGATATGAAATACCTGTCAAAACAAAGGTAATTGTGAATTCTTGGGCAATTGGAGGAGATCCCAGTTACTGGACTGAGCCCGAGACCTTTTATCCTGAGAGATTCCTTGATAGCTCTACTAACTACCGAGGAACAAACTTTGAGTATATCCCATTTGGCTTTGGAAGTAGAATTTTCCCTGGCATATTATATGGTCTGGCTAATGTTGAGATCCCGCTAGCATTGCTGTTATATCATTTTGATTGGAAACTCCCCAATGGAATGAAGAATGAAGACTTGGACATGACTGAGGACTTTGGCATTGCAGTCCGCAGAAAAGAAGATCTTCATTTGATTCCCACCCCATATCATCCCTCCGCCTGGTGCGCCAAATTCGAAAGTAGAATTAAGTTAAGGGTATGA